Proteins from a single region of Cyanobacterium stanieri LEGE 03274:
- a CDS encoding GUN4 domain-containing protein: protein MNELGTLTEKFNQASDKNKLKLIDDLIAKGEEGYQFLREFLSSSQGHSPNPVLGKIYQTLKNSDNQENINFIEDKIPQGIVHPQSSLNIDYSELQELLIIKEYQKADVLTRVKLCEIAGEKATQRKWLYFTEIAKFPINDLHTIDLLWNVYSEGKFGYSIQRKIWLSQGKDYIELWAKLKWKDGNRWTKYPQEFIWDLSAPLGHLPLSNQLRGVREIDALFAHPAWVTENALTTTTP from the coding sequence ATGAATGAATTAGGGACTCTCACCGAAAAATTTAATCAGGCATCTGACAAAAATAAACTAAAACTTATTGATGATCTTATCGCCAAAGGGGAAGAAGGATACCAGTTTCTAAGAGAGTTTTTATCTTCATCTCAAGGACATTCTCCTAATCCAGTTTTAGGGAAAATATACCAAACATTAAAAAATAGTGATAACCAAGAAAATATTAATTTTATAGAAGATAAAATCCCCCAAGGAATCGTTCACCCTCAATCATCTTTAAATATAGACTACTCAGAATTACAAGAACTTTTAATCATTAAAGAATATCAAAAAGCCGATGTTTTAACTAGGGTAAAACTCTGTGAAATAGCAGGGGAAAAAGCTACCCAAAGAAAATGGCTTTACTTTACTGAAATCGCTAAATTTCCTATCAATGATTTACATACCATTGACCTATTATGGAATGTTTATTCAGAAGGTAAATTCGGTTATAGTATTCAGCGCAAAATTTGGTTATCCCAAGGAAAAGACTATATCGAACTTTGGGCAAAGTTAAAATGGAAAGATGGTAATAGATGGACAAAGTATCCCCAAGAATTTATCTGGGATTTAAGTGCGCCCCTGGGGCATCTTCCCTTGTCTAATCAACTACGAGGGGTAAGGGAAATTGATGCCTTATTCGCCCATCCCGCTTGGGTAACAGAAAACGCCCTCACCACTACCACCCCATAA